The following coding sequences lie in one Alloacidobacterium dinghuense genomic window:
- a CDS encoding zinc-dependent alcohol dehydrogenase: MKALLLSEYKKFELADLPRPTPGPDEILVQVAACGICGSDVHGYDGTSGRRIPPIVMGHEAAGTVAEIGSGVSAFKKGDRVTFDSTVYCGKCDYCLSGQVNLCDFRQVVGVSCGDYRRYGAFAEYVVVPQRIVYRLPDALSFPEAAMLEAVSVALHAVRVSEMRGGETALVIGAGMIGLLTLQSARAAGAARVLITDLDATRLKLAKEMGADDALHLSGAELIAEVMRLTAGKGVDVVLEAVGRNETISTAIDCVRKGGTVTLIGNIKPEITLPLQKVVSREIRLQGTAASAGEYPQAIELMTSGKIRVKPLITAVAPLDEGPNWFDRLHAGEPNLMKIVLAPQESKVIQ; this comes from the coding sequence ATGAAGGCACTTTTGCTCTCCGAATATAAGAAGTTCGAACTCGCGGATCTCCCACGCCCCACACCTGGGCCCGACGAGATTTTGGTGCAGGTCGCAGCATGCGGCATCTGCGGTAGCGACGTTCATGGCTATGACGGGACCTCAGGCCGCCGCATTCCCCCAATCGTCATGGGCCACGAAGCGGCAGGCACCGTTGCGGAGATAGGCTCTGGTGTCAGCGCGTTCAAGAAAGGCGATCGTGTAACCTTTGATTCCACGGTCTACTGCGGCAAATGCGACTACTGTCTCAGCGGCCAAGTTAATCTCTGCGATTTCCGTCAGGTCGTCGGCGTTTCATGCGGAGACTATCGCCGGTATGGAGCATTCGCTGAGTATGTCGTCGTCCCGCAACGCATCGTTTACCGGTTACCTGATGCACTTTCCTTTCCCGAGGCAGCGATGCTCGAAGCCGTTTCCGTGGCGTTGCACGCGGTTCGCGTTTCTGAAATGCGCGGCGGTGAAACCGCACTCGTCATCGGCGCAGGCATGATTGGGCTTCTCACGCTCCAGTCAGCGAGAGCCGCCGGAGCGGCACGCGTTCTGATCACCGACCTCGACGCGACACGCCTCAAACTGGCCAAAGAAATGGGCGCCGATGATGCGCTGCATCTCTCGGGAGCGGAATTGATCGCGGAAGTAATGCGGCTCACGGCAGGCAAAGGAGTTGATGTCGTGCTAGAGGCTGTAGGGCGCAACGAGACCATCTCTACCGCAATTGACTGTGTCCGCAAGGGCGGAACCGTAACGCTGATCGGAAACATAAAGCCTGAGATAACGCTCCCACTTCAGAAAGTCGTGTCACGCGAGATTCGCTTGCAGGGCACAGCAGCATCTGCGGGCGAGTATCCGCAGGCCATCGAGTTGATGACCTCTGGAAAGATTCGCGTCAAGCCGCTCATCACAGCCGTCGCTCCACTGGATGAAGGACCGAACTGGTTCGACCGTCTGCATGCGGGTGAGCCCAACCTGATGAAGATCGTCCTTGCGCCACAGGAATCAAAGGTTATCCAATGA
- a CDS encoding MFS transporter, whose amino-acid sequence MTTAKPALFISEVPRRRWRIAFLLGLGVLVNYFDRVNLSVSHNDLYATFGISDITFGYLLAAYNWSYALCQLPIGVLLDRFGVRLVGRISTFVWSLASFAAAITPSIGGFFAARLLLGIGEAPTFPANAKAIGYWFPPRERSLATSIFDSAAKFAPAIGVPLIGILLLHVGWRLSFAATGMISFLYFLLFYWIYRDPKDDPELSAEELAYIRSEDTLRNVEVGDAEQASLGYLLGKRKVIGLALGFGSYNYVFYLLLTWLPSYLSRSLNIDLLHSFLYTGVPWLVATFTDLIVGGWLVDALIQRGWNASLVRRVVLIGGTALGLGILGAADAHTPIQALFWISLSIGGLSAAAPVGWSIPSLIAPRASVGTLGGILNFANQISGIAAPILTGYLVTAQHSFGLAFGVAAVYLAIGIAGYVFLLGDIQRIPGESHLAL is encoded by the coding sequence ATGACTACCGCTAAACCAGCTCTATTCATAAGTGAAGTTCCGCGTCGCCGCTGGAGAATAGCCTTCCTGCTCGGCCTGGGTGTCCTCGTCAATTACTTCGACCGCGTGAACCTGTCGGTATCGCATAACGATCTCTACGCGACCTTCGGTATTTCAGACATCACCTTCGGTTATCTGCTTGCCGCTTACAACTGGAGCTATGCTCTCTGCCAATTGCCGATTGGGGTATTGCTGGATCGATTCGGAGTGCGACTGGTAGGACGCATCAGCACATTCGTGTGGAGTTTGGCGTCGTTCGCCGCTGCTATCACTCCAAGTATTGGCGGATTTTTTGCGGCGCGCCTTCTTTTGGGGATCGGAGAGGCACCGACGTTTCCTGCTAATGCCAAGGCGATTGGCTATTGGTTTCCCCCAAGGGAACGCAGTCTGGCTACGAGTATTTTCGATTCGGCTGCCAAATTTGCACCGGCGATTGGGGTGCCTTTGATTGGAATTCTGCTCCTGCATGTGGGCTGGCGGCTTAGCTTCGCTGCGACGGGCATGATCAGCTTTCTTTATTTTCTGCTGTTCTATTGGATCTATCGTGATCCTAAAGACGACCCGGAATTGAGCGCTGAAGAGCTGGCTTATATTCGCTCGGAAGATACGCTAAGGAACGTTGAGGTAGGAGACGCCGAGCAGGCTTCTCTAGGCTATTTGCTGGGAAAGCGGAAAGTGATCGGTCTGGCGCTTGGATTTGGATCTTACAATTACGTTTTTTATTTGCTGCTCACGTGGCTGCCGAGTTATCTGTCTCGCTCGTTGAATATCGATCTACTGCATTCTTTTCTCTACACCGGCGTGCCATGGCTTGTTGCGACTTTCACCGACCTGATCGTCGGGGGTTGGCTCGTGGATGCGCTTATTCAGCGAGGATGGAATGCAAGTTTGGTGCGCCGCGTGGTTTTAATTGGAGGGACCGCTCTTGGACTGGGGATTTTGGGCGCCGCGGATGCACATACTCCGATACAGGCGCTGTTTTGGATCAGCCTTTCGATTGGCGGACTCTCAGCGGCGGCTCCGGTTGGGTGGTCAATTCCATCTCTGATCGCGCCGAGAGCGAGCGTTGGTACGCTTGGCGGCATTCTTAATTTTGCGAATCAGATTTCCGGCATTGCGGCTCCGATTTTAACGGGCTACCTGGTGACCGCTCAGCATTCATTTGGGTTGGCGTTTGGTGTCGCAGCTGTCTACCTCGCGATTGGAATCGCTGGCTACGTATTTCTATTGGGAGATATACAGCGTATTCCGGGAGAATCTCATCTGGCGCTGTAG
- the queG gene encoding tRNA epoxyqueuosine(34) reductase QueG, translated as MQHASLHSLITAAAKTAGFAAAGIAAVPELGSPEDESDRQAFADWVEQGSAGEMEYLKRRNESGELVRSSLRVAIPWVKSVIVCVTNYNAPKPLSIDHAPEGTGWVARYAWTGQQSINGGLAPSDYHKVLLKRLERLDAALKSELGPFESKCYVDTGPIVERTYARYAGLGWIGKNTCLLNQELGSWLFLGVILTSLEIAADQHPQLAADRCGSCTRCIDACPTGALTAPRQMDASLCISYLTIEKRGLIPLELREGIGRQVFGCDICQDVCPWNRKAPIASDPELQPRTELVNPALDWLAELDQEGFGRLFFGSPIKRAKFEGLRRNVAIAMGNSGLRQFLPKLGEWQSSDDRVLAEAASWAVRRIEGRN; from the coding sequence ATGCAACATGCATCTCTGCACTCGCTCATCACGGCAGCAGCGAAGACAGCCGGCTTCGCTGCCGCGGGCATAGCCGCTGTTCCCGAACTCGGATCTCCTGAAGATGAGAGCGATCGTCAGGCGTTTGCTGACTGGGTCGAGCAGGGAAGCGCTGGCGAGATGGAATATCTCAAGCGCCGCAACGAGTCGGGCGAACTTGTGCGCTCATCGTTGCGTGTGGCCATTCCGTGGGTCAAATCTGTCATCGTCTGTGTTACAAATTACAACGCGCCGAAGCCGCTTTCGATCGATCACGCTCCCGAAGGAACGGGCTGGGTGGCACGCTATGCCTGGACAGGACAGCAAAGCATCAATGGCGGGTTAGCGCCGAGCGACTACCACAAAGTTCTGCTAAAGAGATTGGAGCGACTCGATGCAGCGCTCAAAAGCGAACTCGGGCCGTTTGAGTCGAAGTGTTACGTTGACACCGGGCCGATAGTAGAGCGCACCTACGCGCGTTATGCCGGACTCGGCTGGATCGGAAAAAATACCTGCCTTCTTAATCAAGAATTAGGCTCATGGCTTTTTCTGGGCGTGATCCTCACTTCACTTGAAATTGCCGCCGACCAGCATCCGCAGCTTGCCGCCGACCGTTGTGGAAGCTGCACGCGTTGCATCGACGCCTGCCCCACGGGAGCGCTTACGGCCCCGCGCCAGATGGATGCGAGCCTTTGCATCTCTTACCTGACGATTGAAAAACGTGGGCTCATTCCGCTCGAATTGCGAGAGGGAATCGGACGGCAGGTCTTCGGTTGCGATATCTGCCAGGACGTCTGTCCATGGAACCGGAAGGCGCCCATCGCCTCCGATCCCGAATTGCAGCCCCGGACCGAGTTGGTCAACCCGGCGTTGGATTGGCTTGCCGAACTCGACCAGGAGGGTTTTGGGCGACTCTTTTTCGGGTCACCCATTAAGCGGGCCAAGTTTGAAGGGCTGCGGCGAAATGTTGCCATTGCTATGGGGAACAGCGGCCTGCGGCAATTTCTGCCGAAGCTCGGCGAATGGCAGTCCAGCGATGATCGGGTTCTGGCGGAGGCGGCTTCGTGGGCTGTTCGGCGGATTGAAGGCCGGAACTAA
- a CDS encoding MutS-related protein, whose translation MPPPKDEYLSRINNLATAIARHEQRDRLLAGAKLTVVSITVILTVWLAKYHTTQIAYVFIPIVVLVAVFVWHERVLRSLRRCTRLRSFYEQGVARLEDRWAGTGQTGEQYLDPSHPYARDLDIFGKGGLFELLCTARTRAGESTLAAWLLDRASLEEIALRRESIQELAPKLDFRECLALAGEDVRVGVHPESLIAWSESKTRLEAYRALRIVLPLLAACWIASIAAWFLWDWGIAALTVSLLNLAITYKLHPRVKLAIGKIDEASHNLDILASVVKEIEAAQFTSRQLTDLQKGLRSHAMYPSHAIRRLSKRVIWLDSHEHWMVKVLDLFVFWTPQWVLAIEAWRALHGANVRRWIEVTGEVEALTSLGCYAYEHPADIFPEFVEQGPFLHSEAMAHPLLPRGKSVANDLALDHNLQLIVISGPNMAGKSTFIRCVGINVVLAQAGAPICARQLKLSHLAVAASICILDSLQGGLSRFYAEILRLKTIDEMTEGGVPILFLLDELLSGTNSHDRRVGTESFVRHLLARGAIGLITTHDLALAKIADDMADHAANYHFSDHLEDGQLRFDYKLTPGIVQTTNALKLMRSIGLEV comes from the coding sequence ATGCCTCCCCCAAAAGACGAATATCTTTCGCGAATCAATAACCTCGCCACCGCCATCGCGCGTCATGAACAGCGCGACAGGCTCCTCGCAGGCGCGAAACTCACAGTCGTCTCTATCACGGTCATCCTTACCGTTTGGCTTGCGAAATATCACACCACCCAAATTGCCTACGTCTTCATCCCGATCGTAGTGCTTGTAGCGGTGTTTGTGTGGCACGAGCGCGTACTTCGCTCACTGCGCCGATGCACGCGTCTGCGAAGCTTCTACGAACAGGGCGTTGCGCGTCTCGAAGACCGCTGGGCCGGCACCGGACAGACGGGCGAGCAATATCTTGATCCCTCACATCCCTATGCGCGCGATCTCGACATCTTCGGCAAAGGCGGCCTCTTTGAACTGCTTTGCACGGCGCGCACCCGCGCAGGCGAGAGCACGCTCGCCGCATGGCTGCTCGACCGAGCTTCGCTCGAAGAGATCGCGCTGCGCCGCGAGTCCATTCAGGAGCTTGCTCCCAAGCTTGATTTCCGCGAGTGCCTGGCGCTCGCAGGCGAAGACGTTCGCGTCGGAGTTCACCCCGAGTCGCTGATTGCATGGAGCGAATCGAAAACGCGCCTCGAGGCGTATCGGGCTCTTCGAATCGTTCTGCCATTGCTGGCCGCGTGCTGGATTGCGAGCATTGCCGCCTGGTTTCTATGGGACTGGGGGATTGCGGCACTCACAGTGAGCCTGCTGAATCTCGCCATCACCTACAAGCTTCACCCGCGAGTAAAGCTTGCCATTGGCAAAATCGATGAGGCATCTCACAATCTCGATATTCTGGCCTCGGTCGTAAAGGAAATCGAAGCCGCGCAATTTACCTCACGTCAGCTCACAGATCTGCAAAAAGGACTGCGCTCGCATGCGATGTATCCATCGCATGCAATTCGCCGCCTGAGCAAGCGCGTCATCTGGCTCGATTCGCATGAGCACTGGATGGTCAAGGTCCTCGACCTCTTCGTCTTCTGGACACCGCAATGGGTGCTCGCCATCGAAGCGTGGCGTGCCCTGCACGGAGCCAATGTTCGCCGATGGATCGAAGTCACGGGCGAGGTGGAAGCTCTAACCTCCCTCGGTTGCTACGCCTACGAACACCCAGCGGATATTTTCCCGGAGTTCGTCGAGCAGGGACCGTTCCTTCACTCTGAGGCGATGGCGCATCCGTTGCTGCCGCGAGGCAAGAGCGTCGCAAATGATCTCGCGCTCGACCACAATCTGCAACTGATCGTCATCAGCGGGCCGAATATGGCGGGCAAAAGCACCTTCATTCGCTGCGTTGGAATCAATGTGGTTCTCGCCCAGGCGGGAGCGCCCATATGCGCGCGCCAGCTGAAACTCTCGCATCTGGCAGTTGCAGCATCGATCTGCATACTCGATTCGCTGCAAGGCGGCCTTTCGCGCTTTTACGCCGAAATTCTGCGGCTGAAAACCATCGACGAAATGACTGAAGGCGGCGTGCCGATTCTCTTTCTGCTTGATGAGCTGCTCTCTGGAACAAACTCCCATGACCGCCGCGTCGGCACCGAGTCGTTCGTGCGTCATCTACTGGCGCGGGGAGCGATCGGCCTCATCACCACGCACGATCTGGCGTTGGCCAAGATCGCTGACGACATGGCCGATCACGCTGCAAACTACCATTTTTCGGATCATCTTGAGGATGGACAGCTGCGTTTCGATTACAAGCTGACCCCGGGCATCGTGCAGACGACAAACGCCCTGAAGCTGATGCGCTCGATTGGCCTCGAAGTTTGA
- a CDS encoding PadR family transcriptional regulator, with the protein MTYMGAQVFDRELKKGSAELLILSLIEHKARHGYEISKLIEERSGGVLKFNVASFYPLLYRLEERGLIAGRWVEKAGQRRRRYYRLTAQGKEVLKTQRATWLDFVNAIHRITEAENA; encoded by the coding sequence ATGACATATATGGGTGCGCAAGTCTTCGACCGTGAGCTGAAAAAGGGAAGCGCCGAGTTGCTGATTCTTTCTTTGATTGAGCACAAAGCGAGGCACGGCTACGAGATCAGCAAGTTGATTGAAGAGCGCTCGGGCGGTGTGCTTAAGTTCAACGTCGCTTCGTTTTATCCGTTGCTGTATCGGCTTGAGGAGCGCGGCCTGATTGCAGGACGTTGGGTGGAAAAAGCGGGCCAGCGCCGTCGGCGGTATTACCGCCTGACGGCGCAGGGGAAGGAAGTACTGAAAACACAGCGGGCAACCTGGCTCGATTTCGTAAACGCAATCCACCGCATCACGGAGGCGGAAAATGCCTGA
- a CDS encoding ABC transporter substrate-binding protein — MPKKLALIVLSIGVTCLQLGCRHKRESANTVTVLIESSPTNLDPRIGVDAQSERIDSLIFDSLVRKDEHFNLQPWLASSWDNPDTLTYIFHLRNDVHFHNGKHLTAADAKYTLDTIMQGKVISVKANAYQTIDRVDAPDAQTLVIHLKKPDPALLWNLSDGGFGVVPAGSGRDFWKHPIGSGPFQFVSQEQDKDVILMRAAQSWQPLPSIQSLRFAVVPDATTRALELQKGSADAAINALPADTVYALRRDANLQIDSGPGTTLVYLTFNTRDPILRDARVRNAIALAINRPLIIHSLYRDEARLAESTLPPEHWAWNGNVARHNYDPVSANTLLDQAGYSRKADAYRFHLGMKTSTDEGSRLLAMVVQQQLTAVGIALDVRSFEFATFYSDISRGVFQIAPSRWIGGNEAPDIFRYSFTTASFPPHGANRGFYANTKVDQLLTDAASTADRSQQQSIYAEVQKILADDMPAINLWYLDTVLVHSRRLQNLHLSPSGNYDFLRDATVKE, encoded by the coding sequence ATGCCTAAGAAGCTTGCGTTGATCGTTCTGTCGATAGGCGTCACTTGCCTCCAACTCGGCTGCCGGCACAAACGAGAATCGGCCAACACTGTTACCGTCCTGATCGAAAGCAGCCCCACGAACCTCGATCCGCGCATCGGCGTGGACGCGCAATCCGAGCGTATCGATTCTTTGATATTCGACTCCCTGGTCCGCAAAGACGAACACTTCAACTTACAACCGTGGCTAGCTTCTAGTTGGGATAATCCCGACACGTTGACCTACATTTTTCATCTTCGCAACGACGTCCATTTCCACAATGGAAAACACCTCACAGCGGCCGACGCAAAGTACACGCTGGACACCATCATGCAAGGCAAGGTCATCAGCGTAAAAGCGAATGCATATCAGACCATCGATCGTGTGGACGCACCCGATGCACAAACCCTCGTCATCCATCTCAAGAAGCCAGACCCGGCATTGCTGTGGAATCTCAGCGACGGCGGCTTCGGCGTCGTTCCCGCAGGCAGCGGACGCGACTTCTGGAAACATCCCATCGGCAGCGGCCCGTTCCAATTTGTCAGTCAGGAACAGGACAAGGACGTAATCCTCATGCGCGCCGCGCAATCCTGGCAGCCGTTACCATCCATCCAAAGTCTGCGTTTCGCCGTAGTCCCCGATGCCACCACCCGAGCGCTGGAATTGCAAAAAGGTTCCGCTGATGCTGCGATCAACGCGTTGCCAGCAGACACCGTCTATGCTTTGCGACGAGACGCCAACCTGCAGATCGACTCAGGCCCTGGCACTACGCTCGTCTATCTAACTTTCAACACACGTGATCCAATTCTGCGCGACGCGCGAGTACGCAACGCCATCGCGCTCGCCATTAACCGCCCGTTGATCATCCACTCGCTCTATCGTGACGAGGCAAGGTTGGCAGAAAGCACTTTGCCCCCGGAGCACTGGGCATGGAATGGCAATGTTGCGCGTCACAACTACGATCCTGTATCAGCAAACACGTTGCTCGATCAAGCAGGGTATTCGCGCAAAGCGGACGCCTACCGCTTTCACCTCGGCATGAAAACTTCAACCGATGAGGGCAGCCGTTTGTTAGCGATGGTCGTGCAGCAGCAGCTTACCGCAGTCGGTATTGCTTTAGACGTGCGCAGTTTCGAATTTGCGACTTTCTATTCAGACATCAGCCGCGGTGTTTTTCAAATCGCCCCGTCGCGCTGGATCGGGGGCAACGAAGCTCCGGACATCTTCCGCTACTCTTTTACAACGGCAAGCTTCCCTCCGCACGGCGCAAATCGTGGCTTTTACGCGAACACTAAGGTAGACCAGTTGCTTACCGACGCCGCTTCGACTGCAGACCGATCGCAGCAGCAATCAATCTATGCTGAAGTGCAGAAGATTCTCGCCGACGACATGCCGGCCATTAATCTTTGGTATCTCGACACAGTGTTGGTGCACAGCCGTCGCCTCCAGAATCTACATCTTTCTCCCTCCGGCAATTATGATTTTTTGCGCGACGCAACGGTGAAGGAATAA
- a CDS encoding ComEC/Rec2 family competence protein, which yields MSKAKSWILCLILICVSAAAGAQNKEKLQIYFVDVEGGQATLFVTPAGESLLIDTGWPGNNGRDAKRIVAAAKKAGISKIDYVLITHFHMDHVGGVPQLVERIPVGTFIDHGPNRETSDTSTEQGYEAYQKLLATGKYQHIVAKPGDTLPIKGFNALVISADGNLINHALAGEGEANNYCKTSETRAADQSENARSLGVLITFGKLRILDLGDLTWDKEMQLMCPTNKLGHVNILVVSHHGLYQSSSPALVDAIHPQVAIMDNGAKKGGSKATLESFKNVPGLETLWQLHYSEEGGPSLNTQDAYIANSQGPDSGNDLELTAMEDGSFSVLNSRTGASRSYSAR from the coding sequence ATGAGCAAAGCCAAAAGCTGGATATTGTGCCTCATTCTGATCTGTGTCAGTGCCGCAGCGGGTGCGCAGAACAAAGAAAAACTGCAGATATATTTCGTTGACGTTGAAGGCGGACAGGCTACCCTCTTCGTTACGCCAGCAGGTGAATCATTACTTATCGACACAGGTTGGCCGGGGAACAATGGACGTGATGCCAAGCGCATTGTTGCTGCAGCAAAAAAGGCCGGCATCAGCAAGATCGACTATGTTCTGATCACTCACTTCCACATGGATCATGTCGGAGGTGTGCCTCAACTCGTTGAACGCATTCCCGTCGGTACATTCATCGATCATGGTCCAAACCGCGAGACCTCCGACACTTCCACGGAGCAGGGCTATGAGGCCTATCAAAAGCTGCTCGCTACTGGAAAATACCAGCACATCGTGGCGAAGCCCGGCGATACCCTTCCAATTAAAGGCTTCAATGCGCTGGTCATCAGTGCAGACGGGAATCTGATTAACCACGCACTTGCCGGTGAAGGAGAAGCAAACAACTACTGCAAGACATCGGAAACCCGCGCCGCGGATCAGTCAGAAAATGCGCGCTCTCTCGGTGTGCTGATCACCTTCGGAAAGCTGCGAATTCTTGATCTTGGCGATCTTACCTGGGACAAAGAAATGCAACTCATGTGTCCCACCAACAAACTCGGCCATGTGAATATCCTTGTCGTCTCACATCACGGCTTGTATCAAAGCTCCAGCCCGGCTCTAGTAGACGCCATTCACCCGCAGGTCGCCATTATGGACAACGGAGCCAAGAAGGGCGGTTCGAAGGCAACGCTTGAGAGCTTCAAGAATGTTCCCGGCCTTGAAACGCTCTGGCAACTGCACTACTCCGAAGAAGGCGGCCCGTCACTCAACACCCAGGACGCATACATTGCCAATTCGCAAGGCCCCGACAGCGGCAATGACCTGGAACTGACGGCCATGGAGGACGGTAGTTTCTCTGTGCTAAATTCGCGCACGGGTGCCAGCAGATCCTACAGCGCCAGATGA
- a CDS encoding SDR family NAD(P)-dependent oxidoreductase produces MSNPLFDLTGQVALVTGTSRGLGQYFARALANAGADLILTSRKLETLALFEAEMKALGRCVVSLELDVRDEASIRSMAAEAETAFGQIHILVNNAGCNVRKPAVDVTWDDWNLVLDTNLRGSFFVAQSVARGMIHHGYGRIINIGSVTSVAGYAGLGPYTASRGGIRQLTMSLAADWGKHGITVNCLAPGWFKTAQNRVMYEDEGWVEYLVERIPLKRPGQPNDLDGAIVFLASESSRYVTGQTLLVDGGISTGALRATVSQKEKK; encoded by the coding sequence ATGAGCAATCCACTCTTCGATCTCACAGGTCAGGTTGCGCTCGTCACCGGCACCAGCCGCGGACTAGGCCAGTACTTCGCCCGCGCTCTGGCCAATGCCGGAGCCGATCTGATCCTCACCAGCCGCAAGCTTGAAACCCTGGCGCTTTTTGAAGCAGAAATGAAAGCGCTCGGACGCTGCGTCGTCTCACTCGAACTCGATGTGCGCGACGAAGCCAGTATTAGGAGCATGGCAGCGGAAGCCGAAACGGCTTTCGGTCAAATCCACATACTTGTGAACAACGCCGGCTGCAACGTTCGCAAGCCAGCAGTCGATGTGACATGGGACGACTGGAACCTCGTGCTCGACACGAACCTGCGCGGCAGCTTTTTTGTCGCGCAATCCGTTGCACGCGGAATGATCCACCACGGCTACGGTCGCATCATCAATATCGGATCAGTCACGAGCGTTGCTGGCTACGCGGGCCTGGGCCCGTACACTGCCAGCCGCGGCGGCATCAGGCAACTCACCATGAGCCTTGCTGCCGACTGGGGCAAGCATGGCATCACCGTGAATTGCCTCGCGCCAGGCTGGTTCAAAACCGCGCAGAACAGAGTTATGTACGAAGACGAAGGATGGGTGGAATATCTCGTGGAGCGCATTCCTCTCAAGAGACCGGGCCAACCGAATGACCTGGACGGAGCCATCGTCTTCCTTGCCTCCGAGTCAAGCCGTTACGTTACTGGTCAGACTCTCCTCGTCGACGGCGGCATTTCAACGGGAGCCTTGCGTGCCACCGTGTCGCAAAAGGAAAAAAAATGA